One genomic region from Rubinisphaera margarita encodes:
- a CDS encoding HEAT repeat domain-containing protein, whose translation MWKPTKNLWARLVKLFYPIRDSESDQETAQRKRYILTALERARNVADLPGVSLYLDDADSGVRSKARSAAHRVIRGATWQDLIALENSISSIGGWGSERVQDDYVLTRVVGRENSPSYLSLLAVFSFHRNGYVRHGAVRRLALSTDGFVLPFLMLRSNDWVQPIADDARESLEKRFDALTPEQRQVVLPLLGYLNRCERRQFAALIESVLRNFLVPSRHDDAVATLNMNARGIGRTFADIVFIVSGEHQARLLPAGISSRVATVRIIFTKRMPGLLDQQEIASNCRRLQRDPVMAVRREAYRVEAQSRPADAAEIWKRAMFDVSYALRDLARFERARLGISEHAACYSEAIQEHPDDYEALLGLADTAREEDAELLRRYLTHDFPSRRVHAVRGIGRALGEGAARDLLPRLNDDNRKVLRRVTAFLLLYPYLIDGEALLDLARSAVSLNARLNTISVAATCFAKWDSIVWLIRCAEIDDPIVSRRADQSIVSRLTCNRNFTKPSRENIETIERIVPDAQFLTPETKSLLLSTLRLVT comes from the coding sequence ATGTGGAAACCAACTAAAAACCTGTGGGCGAGACTTGTAAAGCTCTTCTACCCGATCCGGGATTCGGAGTCAGATCAGGAGACCGCTCAAAGGAAACGGTATATCCTGACAGCTCTTGAACGCGCACGCAATGTGGCGGATTTGCCTGGTGTTTCGCTTTATCTCGACGATGCTGATTCTGGCGTACGCTCGAAGGCCCGTAGTGCTGCCCATCGCGTTATTCGTGGGGCGACTTGGCAAGACCTGATTGCTCTGGAAAATTCCATATCCTCCATTGGAGGCTGGGGGAGCGAACGTGTTCAAGACGACTACGTCTTAACCAGGGTTGTTGGTCGGGAGAATTCCCCGAGCTACCTTTCACTCCTTGCCGTCTTCAGCTTTCATCGGAACGGCTACGTCCGCCACGGTGCGGTCCGTCGACTCGCGCTCTCGACGGATGGCTTCGTGCTGCCCTTCCTGATGCTGCGCAGCAACGACTGGGTTCAGCCGATTGCGGACGACGCTCGAGAATCCCTTGAGAAGCGATTTGACGCATTGACGCCGGAACAAAGGCAAGTCGTTCTTCCACTACTCGGTTACTTGAATCGCTGCGAACGCCGCCAGTTCGCAGCATTGATCGAATCCGTGCTTCGCAATTTCCTCGTGCCGTCCCGACATGACGACGCGGTGGCGACGCTCAATATGAATGCACGGGGTATCGGAAGAACTTTCGCTGACATTGTCTTCATCGTGTCGGGGGAGCATCAAGCGAGATTGCTTCCTGCAGGAATTTCTTCCCGTGTTGCGACGGTCCGAATTATCTTCACGAAGCGAATGCCGGGTCTTCTCGATCAGCAAGAGATCGCGTCGAACTGTCGCCGACTGCAGCGGGATCCCGTGATGGCTGTTCGACGAGAGGCGTATCGCGTGGAAGCACAAAGTCGCCCTGCAGATGCGGCTGAAATCTGGAAACGGGCGATGTTTGACGTGAGCTACGCCCTGCGTGACCTTGCTCGTTTCGAGCGGGCACGGTTAGGAATTAGCGAGCACGCAGCCTGTTACAGTGAGGCGATTCAAGAGCATCCTGATGATTACGAAGCGCTTCTCGGATTGGCTGATACTGCGCGGGAAGAAGATGCGGAACTGCTACGGCGTTACCTGACTCACGACTTCCCTTCTCGTCGCGTTCATGCAGTTCGGGGAATTGGTAGAGCGTTGGGGGAAGGTGCGGCAAGAGACCTTCTTCCTCGACTGAACGATGACAATCGCAAAGTGTTAAGACGAGTGACCGCCTTTCTCCTGCTCTATCCTTATTTGATTGACGGAGAGGCTCTTCTCGATCTTGCTCGCTCTGCAGTCTCCCTGAACGCGCGATTGAACACGATTTCGGTGGCAGCGACGTGCTTTGCCAAATGGGATTCAATTGTGTGGCTCATCAGATGCGCTGAAATCGACGATCCGATCGTGAGTCGAAGGGCTGATCAATCCATCGTCTCCAGGCTTACGTGTAACCGAAATTTTACCAAGCCGAGCCGAGAAAATATTGAGACGATCGAGCGTATTGTTCCAGATGCTCAGTTTCTTACTCCCGAAACGAAGTCCCTGCTCTTGTCGACGCTGCGGCTCGTGACGTGA
- the rsfS gene encoding ribosome silencing factor, with protein sequence MARSLDLACRCAQLADELKAKDIIVLDLTRVTPEFDYFIIATGNSRRQLHAIAEEADTLMEKSGSARIGIEGYDSNAWILQDYGDVVLHAFDPASREMYDLERLWADATRVDWQAYLAEHA encoded by the coding sequence TTGGCCCGTTCCCTCGACCTGGCATGCCGATGTGCTCAACTCGCTGACGAACTCAAGGCGAAAGACATCATCGTGCTCGATCTGACACGGGTCACGCCCGAGTTCGACTACTTCATTATCGCGACCGGTAACAGCCGCCGGCAGCTTCACGCCATCGCGGAAGAGGCCGACACGCTGATGGAAAAATCCGGTTCGGCTCGAATCGGTATCGAAGGCTACGACAGCAACGCCTGGATCCTGCAGGATTACGGCGATGTCGTGCTGCATGCCTTCGATCCGGCCAGCCGTGAGATGTACGATCTGGAACGCCTCTGGGCCGACGCCACCCGCGTTGACTGGCAGGCTTACCTGGCCGAACACGCCTGA
- a CDS encoding DEAD/DEAH box helicase, whose protein sequence is MLSDHFHPVIAEWFASRFSQPSEPQTQGWPVIAAGKHALIAAPTGSGKTLTAFLAIIDRLFRMAVEGELRDEIHCVYVSPLRALSNDMHKNLTEPLREIQELAAERGYRVPELRVGLRTGDTPAKDRTAMLKKPPQILVTTPESLYLMVTAQKSREILATAKTVIIDEIHALAPDKRGAHMSITLERLEALCSEPLQRIGLSATQKPIELVADFLSGSTDRETRLHPVDWEPPGSVSRHDPQRRLFQEESATLKASTAELTVSGQQVEIVNVGHTRDLDLGIEIPPSPLQAVCSHEQWAEINARVVELINSHRSTLIFVNTRRMAERVSHQLTELLGEDQISSHHGSLSADIRLSTEQRLKEGTLKAVVATASLELGIDVGYIDLVIQLGSPDGIAKFLQRIGRSGHSLKLVPKGRLFALTRDEVVECMGLIRAVKGGRLDAITCRDAPLDVLAQQIVAEIAASEWETDKLFDLIRRAFPYRNLERKDFDEVIKYLSQGVTPDAGRGRTYLHHDQIQKRLRPRRSARIVAVNNAGSIPDIGSFRVVAEPDNVVVGSVDEDFAVESQAGDIFLLGNTSWRLKHLRGNDVVVIDAQGAPPSVPFWRGESPGRTLELSEEVSRLREDLEQKLIDGVARPEIITWLQKETCCCASAAEQIVEYVAAQKAALGLVPTQKRVVFERFFDETGGMQLVVHAPFGSRITRAWGFAMRKRFCRSFDFELQATADDDGFILTLGPQHSFPIESLFPMLTAANAYKLLEQALIYVPTFQLRWRWNVTTALMVERRRAGKRVPPALQRFRSDDLLTAVFPKLTGCQEEHTGDHEIPDHPLVKQTMDDCFNEALNFAGLTKVLEQVEKGEITFVAKETREPSPFCYELLNANPYAFLDGGEAIDRRARAVSTRRSVTVESVSDLSRLDPLAIDRVIEEAAPLVRDADELHDYLLTRVLIPAAEAERWPKLLSQLQEQRRGGRVVLDEGRAFYVSAEKFPVVQCLWPESITEPELTPPENIRRPEVTTEVRIEILRGWMEYLGPMTTGEIAGQLGWTVSQVDATFEALEGEGLVLRGKFRNQTDQKLDVEQTEWCHRRLLARIHRLTLEGLRKQIEPVDVRTFMRFLFRHQGLHPGHRREGMQGLFETISQLQGFDLPAGNWERDILPYRVKDYSSAWLDELCMTGEVAWGRLYPNPRPKEAKSRPMTTLSRNSPIALFLRDSARWLLPERAGLLTDQLSGTAQDVLTVLQHQGAMFANDIEYVAQLLPAQLTDALGELIARGWITSDGYAGLRGLIGPAAKSNNVSYRGSLRVKRPRTLAGRAGRWSIWRREEALEHPDQMRERVEQWAWQLLNRWGVVFRDLLDREQGAPRWYELLQCYRRLEARGEIRGGRFIRGVAGEQYALPDSVAELRKLRDDAPAGEELVILKATDPLNLVGVITPEARIPAMTGNSIVYWRGDAVGAWQKKSFRLLKVLTTENCLILAKLLNMSPGEMSAARRELVGKTEVEVEQSPALEEAKALLAIK, encoded by the coding sequence ATGCTGTCTGATCACTTTCACCCGGTGATTGCCGAGTGGTTCGCGAGCCGCTTTTCGCAGCCGTCCGAGCCGCAAACGCAGGGGTGGCCCGTTATTGCAGCGGGCAAGCACGCGCTGATCGCGGCTCCGACCGGCTCGGGGAAAACGCTCACCGCCTTTCTGGCCATTATCGACCGCCTGTTTCGGATGGCCGTGGAGGGGGAACTGCGCGACGAGATCCATTGTGTCTACGTCTCGCCACTGCGGGCTCTCTCGAACGACATGCACAAAAACCTGACCGAGCCACTGCGGGAAATCCAGGAGCTGGCCGCTGAGCGGGGCTACCGCGTTCCCGAACTCCGTGTCGGACTCCGTACGGGGGACACTCCGGCAAAAGACCGCACGGCGATGCTGAAGAAACCGCCGCAAATTCTGGTGACGACGCCGGAATCGCTGTATCTGATGGTCACCGCCCAGAAGAGCCGGGAGATTCTGGCGACGGCGAAGACGGTCATCATCGACGAAATTCACGCCCTCGCTCCCGACAAGCGCGGGGCTCATATGTCGATTACTCTGGAACGCCTCGAAGCCCTCTGCAGTGAACCGTTGCAGCGAATTGGCCTTTCGGCGACCCAGAAGCCGATCGAACTCGTGGCCGATTTTCTGTCGGGCTCGACCGATCGCGAAACCCGCCTGCATCCCGTCGACTGGGAACCCCCCGGAAGCGTCTCCCGCCACGATCCGCAGCGGCGGCTCTTTCAGGAGGAGTCTGCCACGCTGAAGGCATCGACTGCTGAGCTCACAGTTTCCGGCCAGCAGGTCGAGATCGTGAACGTCGGTCACACTCGAGATCTCGATCTTGGAATCGAGATTCCGCCGAGTCCACTGCAGGCGGTCTGTTCCCACGAGCAATGGGCGGAGATCAACGCCCGGGTTGTCGAGTTGATCAACTCGCACCGCAGCACGCTGATTTTCGTAAACACCCGCCGCATGGCCGAACGGGTGTCGCATCAGTTGACCGAACTGCTGGGTGAAGACCAGATCAGCAGCCATCACGGTTCGCTGTCCGCCGATATCCGCCTTTCGACCGAACAGCGACTCAAAGAGGGAACGCTGAAAGCGGTCGTCGCGACCGCATCGCTCGAACTCGGGATCGACGTTGGCTACATCGATCTGGTGATTCAGCTCGGTTCCCCCGACGGCATCGCCAAGTTTCTGCAGCGGATCGGACGTTCGGGGCACTCCCTCAAGCTGGTGCCAAAGGGACGGCTGTTTGCACTCACCCGCGATGAAGTAGTTGAGTGCATGGGATTAATCCGAGCCGTGAAAGGCGGGCGGCTCGATGCGATCACCTGCCGCGATGCTCCGCTCGATGTCCTCGCTCAGCAGATTGTCGCCGAGATCGCCGCCAGCGAATGGGAAACCGACAAGCTGTTCGACCTGATTCGCAGGGCTTTTCCGTACCGCAATCTCGAACGGAAAGATTTCGACGAGGTCATTAAATACCTGAGCCAGGGCGTGACGCCGGATGCGGGTCGGGGCCGAACGTATCTGCATCACGATCAGATTCAGAAGCGATTACGGCCGCGTCGCAGTGCCCGCATTGTCGCCGTGAACAACGCCGGTTCGATCCCCGACATTGGCTCCTTCCGAGTTGTTGCCGAGCCGGACAATGTCGTCGTTGGTTCGGTTGATGAAGACTTCGCGGTTGAAAGCCAGGCCGGGGATATCTTTCTGCTCGGCAATACGTCGTGGCGGTTGAAGCACCTGCGTGGCAACGATGTTGTTGTGATCGACGCCCAGGGGGCTCCGCCGTCGGTTCCGTTCTGGCGGGGAGAATCGCCGGGGCGAACATTGGAGCTTTCCGAAGAAGTCTCCCGGTTGCGGGAAGATCTGGAGCAGAAGCTGATCGATGGTGTCGCCCGTCCCGAGATCATCACGTGGCTGCAGAAAGAGACCTGTTGTTGTGCATCGGCAGCCGAGCAGATTGTCGAATACGTCGCTGCTCAGAAGGCGGCTCTCGGACTGGTGCCGACACAGAAACGGGTCGTCTTCGAGCGCTTCTTCGACGAAACAGGCGGAATGCAGCTCGTGGTCCATGCGCCGTTTGGCAGCCGAATTACACGGGCGTGGGGCTTCGCCATGCGGAAGCGGTTCTGCCGGTCGTTCGACTTCGAGCTGCAGGCGACCGCCGATGACGATGGCTTCATCCTCACGCTCGGCCCGCAACACAGCTTTCCGATTGAGTCGCTCTTCCCGATGCTTACCGCTGCCAATGCATACAAACTGCTCGAACAGGCGCTGATCTACGTGCCGACGTTTCAACTCCGGTGGAGATGGAACGTGACCACGGCTCTGATGGTCGAACGCCGTCGAGCCGGCAAGCGGGTTCCCCCTGCTTTGCAGCGGTTCCGTTCTGATGACCTGCTCACGGCGGTCTTTCCGAAGCTGACCGGTTGCCAGGAAGAGCACACGGGCGACCACGAGATCCCCGATCATCCCCTCGTCAAACAGACGATGGACGACTGCTTCAACGAAGCTCTCAACTTCGCTGGGCTGACGAAGGTCCTCGAACAGGTCGAGAAAGGGGAGATCACGTTCGTCGCGAAAGAAACCCGCGAGCCGTCCCCCTTCTGTTATGAACTGCTGAACGCGAATCCATACGCGTTTCTCGATGGCGGAGAAGCAATCGATCGTCGTGCGAGAGCGGTCAGCACGCGGCGTTCGGTTACGGTGGAATCGGTCAGCGATCTGAGTCGACTCGATCCGCTGGCGATTGATCGGGTGATTGAAGAAGCCGCCCCGCTGGTGCGGGATGCCGATGAACTGCACGACTATCTGCTGACTCGCGTCCTCATCCCCGCTGCGGAAGCCGAGCGGTGGCCAAAGCTGTTGAGTCAACTGCAGGAACAGCGTCGGGGGGGACGGGTTGTGCTGGATGAGGGCCGGGCGTTCTACGTTTCAGCCGAGAAGTTCCCGGTCGTGCAGTGCCTCTGGCCGGAATCGATCACTGAACCCGAGTTGACGCCGCCCGAGAATATTCGGCGTCCGGAAGTGACCACCGAAGTTCGCATCGAGATCCTCCGCGGCTGGATGGAGTATCTCGGTCCGATGACGACCGGCGAGATTGCCGGCCAACTCGGGTGGACCGTCTCGCAGGTCGATGCCACGTTCGAAGCTCTCGAAGGCGAAGGGCTCGTACTGCGGGGCAAGTTCCGTAATCAGACTGACCAGAAGCTCGACGTCGAGCAGACCGAATGGTGTCATCGCCGGCTGCTGGCCCGAATTCATCGCCTCACGCTCGAAGGACTCCGCAAACAGATCGAACCGGTCGATGTGCGAACCTTCATGCGGTTCCTCTTTCGGCATCAGGGGCTTCATCCCGGACACCGCCGCGAGGGGATGCAGGGGTTGTTCGAGACGATCTCGCAGCTGCAGGGCTTCGATCTGCCGGCCGGAAACTGGGAACGGGACATTCTGCCGTATCGGGTGAAGGACTACTCCTCGGCCTGGCTGGATGAACTCTGCATGACGGGCGAAGTCGCCTGGGGGCGGCTCTATCCGAATCCGCGTCCCAAAGAAGCCAAATCACGGCCGATGACGACGCTGTCGCGGAACTCGCCGATCGCACTGTTCCTGCGGGACTCGGCTCGCTGGCTGTTGCCCGAACGGGCTGGCCTGCTGACCGATCAACTCAGCGGCACCGCTCAGGATGTCCTCACCGTGTTGCAGCATCAGGGGGCGATGTTCGCGAACGATATCGAATACGTCGCTCAACTGTTGCCGGCTCAGTTGACTGATGCTCTGGGCGAACTGATCGCTCGCGGCTGGATTACGTCCGATGGCTATGCCGGTCTACGCGGGTTGATCGGCCCGGCTGCGAAGTCGAACAACGTCAGCTATCGCGGCAGCCTTCGGGTCAAACGCCCGCGAACTCTGGCGGGGCGAGCGGGACGCTGGTCGATCTGGCGGCGGGAAGAGGCTCTCGAACATCCCGATCAGATGCGGGAACGGGTCGAACAATGGGCCTGGCAGCTGCTGAATCGCTGGGGCGTTGTCTTCCGCGATTTGCTCGACCGGGAACAGGGAGCCCCCCGCTGGTACGAACTGCTGCAGTGCTACCGACGACTTGAAGCCCGAGGTGAAATCCGCGGCGGCCGTTTCATTCGCGGCGTCGCTGGCGAACAGTACGCCCTGCCCGACTCGGTCGCCGAGCTCCGCAAACTGCGCGACGATGCCCCCGCCGGCGAAGAACTCGTCATCCTCAAAGCGACCGATCCCCTCAACCTCGTCGGAGTCATTACCCCCGAAGCCCGCATCCCCGCGATGACCGGCAACAGCATCGTCTACTGGCGTGGAGACGCGGTCGGGGCGTGGCAGAAGAAGTCGTTCCGCCTGCTGAAAGTCCTCACCACCGAGAACTGCCTGATCCTCGCGAAACTCCTCAACATGTCACCCGGAGAAATGTCGGCTGCCCGTAGAGAACTGGTCGGCAAGACGGAAGTAGAAGTTGAGCAATCGCCGGCACTCGAGGAAGCGAAAGCGCTTCTCGCAATTAAATAG
- a CDS encoding 3-keto-disaccharide hydrolase, giving the protein MTIRALRSLLTAVVVCSIFGASSLHAEDGKWISLFDGKSLDGWKKVGKETSHWNVKDGVIVGSGDQSMLVTTGQTYKNFRYRAEIKINDGGNSGMYFRTKPEPGFTDGYEAQIDSTHKDPIRTGSIYGMCHVYEQHVKPDTWFDYEIEVRDDVWRGREMTRIKITVDGNELYEYLDFDKTFGAGHFAFQQHDPGSIVQIRKVEVMPLAD; this is encoded by the coding sequence ATGACGATCCGTGCTCTTCGTTCGTTGCTTACTGCAGTTGTGGTCTGTTCGATCTTCGGAGCGAGTTCCCTCCATGCCGAAGACGGCAAATGGATTTCTCTTTTCGACGGCAAGTCGCTCGACGGCTGGAAGAAGGTCGGCAAGGAAACCAGTCACTGGAATGTGAAGGATGGCGTGATTGTCGGATCGGGCGATCAGTCGATGCTCGTGACGACCGGCCAGACGTACAAGAACTTCCGCTACCGGGCAGAGATCAAAATCAACGATGGCGGCAACTCGGGCATGTATTTCCGCACGAAGCCCGAGCCGGGGTTCACGGATGGCTATGAGGCTCAGATCGACAGCACGCACAAAGATCCGATTCGTACCGGTTCGATTTACGGCATGTGTCACGTCTACGAGCAGCACGTGAAGCCGGATACGTGGTTCGATTACGAAATCGAAGTGCGAGACGATGTCTGGCGCGGCCGCGAGATGACCCGCATCAAGATCACCGTCGACGGCAACGAACTCTACGAGTACCTCGACTTCGACAAAACCTTCGGAGCAGGCCACTTCGCCTTCCAGCAGCACGATCCGGGCAGCATCGTCCAGATCCGCAAAGTCGAAGTGATGCCGCTGGCTGACTGA
- the argS gene encoding arginine--tRNA ligase, with product MNILQELRGRLHSVLASKVEDADRFAAMLTPSQNPEFGDYQANCAMPLSKQLGKPPKDVAAELIAELNISDLCEQPEIAGPGFINFRVKTDFLQEQIDTVSQSERLGVEPVSEKQRIVIDYSAPNVAKPMHVGHLRSTVIGNALYRILSFLGHDVTSDNHIGDWGTQFGMILYGYRNFVDQAAYEKDAVAELSRLYRLVNRLGEYHQTVEELPGLEWKLSEAEQAVNDAEATVEQDDKRGKKQLKKLRGELESIRASVKKAEALVADVEQDAELKKLADAHPEIHTDARKETAKLHAGDPENRQLWDEFLPACLEAMNVVYRRLDINFDLTLGESYYQPQLASVVEELKSKGLAEESQGAICVFLPEERAPFIVQKQDGAFTYATTDLATIRYRVEELKADTILYVVDARQGDHFQMLFKTARKWGYDDVALQHVSFGTVMGKDGKPFKTRAGDIVGLGDLLDEAISRALGIVAANDDSKPNGAELDEAARARIAEIVGLGGIKYADLHHNRESDYIFDWDKMLAMNGDTATYMQYAYARVCGIFRKAGVERKTIRSSDQAIVLNHDAERALAFQLLRFDEALTATAQEYRPNFLTNYLFETANTFSTFYDKCPVASEENEATRLSRLKLCETTARILEQGLSLLGIKTSERM from the coding sequence ATGAACATCCTGCAAGAACTCCGTGGCCGTCTGCATTCTGTCCTCGCTTCCAAAGTCGAGGATGCGGACCGCTTTGCCGCGATGCTGACTCCGTCCCAGAATCCTGAATTCGGGGATTATCAGGCCAACTGTGCCATGCCTCTGTCGAAGCAACTCGGGAAACCGCCGAAAGATGTGGCTGCCGAGCTAATTGCCGAGCTCAACATCAGCGACCTGTGTGAGCAGCCGGAGATTGCCGGGCCGGGGTTCATCAACTTCCGCGTCAAAACCGACTTCCTGCAGGAGCAGATCGATACCGTCAGCCAGAGCGAACGCCTCGGCGTCGAGCCGGTCTCGGAGAAGCAGCGGATCGTCATCGATTATTCCGCTCCCAACGTCGCCAAGCCGATGCACGTCGGGCATCTGCGCAGCACGGTCATCGGGAACGCCCTGTATCGCATCCTGAGTTTCCTCGGACACGACGTCACCAGCGACAACCACATTGGCGACTGGGGCACGCAGTTCGGGATGATCCTGTACGGCTACCGCAACTTCGTCGATCAGGCGGCTTATGAAAAAGACGCCGTGGCGGAGCTGTCGCGGCTGTACCGACTGGTCAACCGACTTGGCGAGTACCATCAGACCGTGGAAGAACTTCCAGGCCTCGAATGGAAGCTGAGTGAAGCCGAGCAGGCCGTGAACGATGCCGAAGCAACCGTCGAGCAGGACGACAAACGGGGCAAAAAGCAGCTGAAGAAACTCCGCGGCGAGCTCGAATCGATCCGGGCTTCCGTCAAGAAAGCCGAGGCACTGGTCGCCGACGTCGAGCAGGATGCCGAGCTGAAAAAGCTGGCCGATGCTCACCCGGAAATCCACACGGACGCCCGCAAGGAAACCGCCAAGCTGCACGCCGGCGATCCCGAGAATCGCCAGCTCTGGGACGAGTTTCTACCGGCCTGTCTGGAAGCGATGAATGTCGTCTACCGCCGGCTCGACATCAATTTCGATCTCACACTCGGCGAAAGCTATTACCAGCCTCAGCTGGCGTCGGTCGTCGAAGAACTCAAATCGAAGGGACTGGCCGAGGAAAGCCAGGGGGCCATCTGTGTCTTCCTGCCGGAAGAACGGGCTCCGTTTATCGTTCAGAAGCAGGATGGCGCGTTCACCTACGCCACGACCGATCTGGCGACGATTCGGTACCGCGTCGAGGAACTAAAAGCCGACACGATTCTGTACGTGGTCGACGCCCGTCAGGGGGATCACTTCCAGATGCTGTTCAAGACGGCTCGCAAGTGGGGGTACGACGATGTCGCCCTGCAGCATGTCTCGTTCGGCACCGTGATGGGCAAAGACGGCAAGCCGTTCAAGACCCGAGCCGGGGATATCGTCGGCCTCGGGGACCTGCTCGATGAAGCGATCTCGCGGGCTCTCGGGATCGTGGCCGCCAACGATGATTCCAAGCCAAACGGAGCGGAACTCGACGAGGCGGCTCGCGCCCGGATTGCCGAGATCGTAGGCCTCGGCGGCATCAAATACGCCGATTTGCACCATAATCGGGAGAGCGACTACATCTTCGACTGGGACAAGATGCTCGCCATGAACGGCGACACGGCGACGTACATGCAGTACGCCTATGCCCGAGTCTGTGGGATCTTCCGGAAGGCCGGGGTCGAGCGGAAAACGATCCGTAGCAGCGATCAGGCAATCGTGCTGAACCACGACGCCGAACGGGCACTGGCGTTTCAACTGCTGCGATTCGACGAAGCCCTGACAGCGACCGCGCAGGAGTATCGTCCGAACTTCCTGACGAATTATCTGTTCGAGACAGCGAATACCTTCAGCACATTCTACGACAAATGTCCGGTCGCTTCCGAAGAGAATGAGGCCACCCGACTGAGTCGGCTGAAGCTCTGCGAAACGACGGCTCGCATTTTAGAACAGGGCTTGAGCTTGTTGGGAATCAAAACTTCTGAAAGAATGTAG
- a CDS encoding RluA family pseudouridine synthase: MSKKSRRRTESGETVIESLPTPDEVRDLEILCEDNPVVAVNKPVGMLSQGSPQGVFCLPDYVKAYLKQKYEKPGNVYLGVVHRLDRPVTGVVLFSKNSKGAARLAEQFREREVKKTYLALLENAPPATEGELHDFIRKVPDQARAVIEPGETADAKKAVLSYRVIGSHPQGTLVEVNPLTGRMHQIRLQFASRGCSIMGDQLYGAKTQTNLQPLTSDYTTHIALHAWKLTFKHPVRYDEMTITAPLPNSWPAFARTLLENDQPSVENE; encoded by the coding sequence ATGTCAAAGAAATCCCGTCGCCGGACCGAATCGGGCGAGACTGTCATCGAATCCCTGCCCACGCCGGACGAAGTTCGCGATCTTGAAATCCTCTGCGAAGACAATCCGGTCGTCGCCGTGAACAAACCGGTCGGCATGCTCAGTCAGGGTTCGCCCCAAGGCGTCTTCTGTCTGCCCGACTACGTGAAGGCTTATCTGAAGCAGAAGTACGAGAAGCCGGGCAACGTCTACCTCGGCGTCGTCCATCGCCTCGATCGTCCCGTGACTGGCGTGGTGCTCTTCTCAAAGAACTCCAAGGGAGCCGCCCGACTGGCCGAGCAGTTCCGCGAACGCGAAGTGAAGAAGACGTACCTCGCGTTGCTGGAGAACGCTCCGCCGGCTACCGAAGGCGAACTCCACGACTTCATTCGCAAAGTCCCCGATCAGGCCCGAGCCGTGATCGAACCGGGCGAAACAGCAGATGCGAAGAAGGCCGTTCTGAGTTACCGTGTGATCGGCTCCCATCCCCAGGGCACACTCGTAGAAGTGAATCCTCTCACGGGACGAATGCATCAGATCCGGCTTCAGTTCGCCTCGCGAGGCTGTTCCATCATGGGAGACCAGCTCTACGGCGCGAAAACACAGACGAACCTGCAGCCGCTGACCAGCGACTACACCACGCACATCGCCCTGCACGCCTGGAAGCTCACCTTCAAACACCCGGTCCGCTACGACGAGATGACCATCACCGCCCCGCTGCCAAACAGCTGGCCCGCGTTCGCGCGAACGTTACTGGAGAACGATCAGCCGTCTGTTGAAAACGAGTGA